The genomic window TATTGGTTATTATGGAAAATTATCCTGAGCTCAAATCATCAGAAAATGTACAAACTCTCATGGCCCAGCTTGAAGGAACTGAAAATAGAATAAGTGTAGAAAGAAAAAGGTATAATGACGTAGTGCAAAGTTTTAATGTCACCATTAAAAGATTTCCAGCTAATATGATCGCTCATCAACTTGGCTATTCGGAAAGAAATTATTTCGAAGCTGAGACTGGAACTGAAAAAGCACCCACAGTCGATTTATTACAAGATAAATAATGAAGATAAACTTTATAAAAATAGTATTTTTTTTGGTAGGTTTTTTTGTATGTGTACAAAGTGGAAATGCTTATACTAACCCGGGTCAACCTAAGGGTTTTGTTAATGATTATGTTGGTATATTTACCGAAGAACAGACACAAATACTTGAGAATAAACTTGTACAATTTGAAAAAAATTCAAGGAAGGAAATTGCTGTAGTTATCGTGAATACATTAGAGGGAGACACGGTTGAAAACTTTGCAGAGAAATTATTCAAAGAATGGGGAATTGGAAAGAAAAATGAAGATAATGGAGTTTTAATTTTAGTTGCTAAAGAGGATCGAGAAATGAGGATAGAGGTTGGATATGGATTGGAGGGTGATCTTACAGATGCTCAATCCTATTGGATAATTAATGAAATAATGAAACCGGCATTTCAGAATAACGACTTCTATAAGGGCTTAGATGAAGCTACAAATAAAATAATTAAAGCCGCAAATAGCGAAGAGATTCCAAGTCTTGAGGTGGATCAAAAACAAGATGATACTCTTGGTGGAGAAACAATTCTCGGTTTTATTTTTTTTGGTTTTATGTGGCTGTCTGCTATTTTGGGAAGAAGTAAATCGTGGTGGCTTGGTGGGATGTTGGGAGGAATACTTGGGGTGGTGATAGGGGTAATAAAAGGCTTTCTTTATTTTGGGTTTATTTCATTAAGTATTTTAATTTCACTGGGATTATTATTTGATTATATAGTTTCCAAAAAATATAGCGAAGGAAAGGATCGAGGAAATGTTCCCTGGTGGATCGGCGGAGATTCTTGGGGAAGCGGAAAAGGTGGTGGCTTTGGTGGATTTGGCGGTGGGATGTCTGGCGGTGGTGGGAGTAGTGGCCGATGGTAATACAATTTTTTCTTAGAAATAAAGAAAAAAATATTACATTTTGCAAATTTAATATTTATGGTATTTTCAGTAAGGGAATAACGAGTTCTTTTTTTAGGAGGAAGCTATCATGATCAAAACTCCAGACGTTTACTTTTTCTTTTTCAGAGGAATTCTTTGGACTGGATTTTCTGAAAATATGATGCGTAAAGTATATTCTGTGAAAAAAGGGGATTTCGTTTGTTTTGAAGATGGAGAGGTAAGATGTCTTCGTTGTGGAGGAGAATTTATTTTGAAAACGGATATTAATCTTCCTAAATTTTTATTTTCTTGGGATACAGATTGTTTAGAGGAGAAGCCTTATTGTGCGCGACAAAGAAGCTTCTATTCAACATTAATCTGTCGAAATTGTGACAGACGTCCTTATGTGGAGCACCACGCAAATATTTTATTCGTTGAACAAGAGAATAAGCAAAATAATAACGTTCATCTTTTACAGAAGATGAGTTAACTTTTTTCAAAAAGAGTATCTCTGAGATACTCTTTTTTCTAAATAAAATAAACAATTTCTCAAACTAAATTTAGAATGAAATAATGAGAGAAATTTAAGAATGTTACATTTTCTTTTATTGCTTGTAGTTGTTAGAGTAAGCTCTCTAGGATAGTTTTTGATTTACAAATGAACGAAATAGAAGAAATTAAATCAAAAGTCAATATTGTAGACTTTATTGGAGAATATGTCCGATTAGTAAGATCGGGCTCAGGGTATAAGGGATTATGCCCTTTTCATAATGAAAAAACACCATCTTTTACTGTTTCCGAAGAACGACAGGGTTTTCATTGTTTTGGATGCCAAAAGGGTGGAGATATATTTACTTTTCTTATGGAAATGGAGGGTTTAGATTTTCGAGATGCTCTAGAGATGCTTGCCGAACGTACAGGTACAGAATTGAGAAAAAAAGAAAATTCTTTTGTAGCTATTTCTTCGGAACGATCCGTGGATCCTAAAAGATTATTTCTTCTTTTGGATTTTGCAACAGCTTTTTATGAAAAACAACTTTATGAGGGACAAGGAAAATTTCATGCCAGAGGCTATCTTTCGGAACGGGGAATGTCTGAAGAAATACTAAAGAAATTTAGAATAGGATTTGCCCCTGCTGGTTGGAATAATATTGAGAATTTTCTTGTTTCGCGAGGTTTTAGCTTGGAGGAAATAGAAGAATCGGGCTTGCTTATAAAAAAAGAAGAAAATGTGGGAAGATCTTCAATTCGAAGATATGACAGATTTCGTGAACGAATTATGTTTCCCATTATGGATTCATTAGGAAGGATTATTGGATATAGTGGACGAGTCCTTCCTGATTCGGATGATCAAGGTGCTAAATATATTAATACACCAGAAACCCTTATTTATCATAAAAGTAAAGCGGTATACGGCTTGTTTCAGTCCAAAGAAGCAATTAAACAAAAAAAGAATGTTATCGTAGTAGAAGGAAATATGGATGTTTTAGCTATGCATAAATCTGGATTCGAAAATACAATTGCTGTAAGTGGCACAGCATTAACGAATGAACATTTAAATATTTTGAAACGTTATGCTCGAGAAATTTATTTTTTCTTTGATATGGATGATGCTGGCCAAGAAGCATCGAGAAAAAGTGTAGAAATGGCTAATCAACTAGATATCCCTTCTTGTGTTATTGCTATTTCCGGAGGTAAGGATGCTGCTGATATGGCTATTGAACACACAAAAGAATTATCTCAATTTATTGCAGGAGCTGTGCCTTCTATGGAATATTTTCTAAATAGCTGGTCTTTGAAAGAAAATATGAACGATGCTCAGGGAAAGAGACGATTTGCAGAAAAAGCTCTTTCTATGATTTTTACTATGCAAAATGAAATAGAAATTTCTCATTGGATGTCACGACTTTCCGATCGTTTAGGGGTTGAAATAAATGCGCTTTACGCTATGCTTAAAAAAAGACAAAAAGACGAACGAGTGTACGGGAAGAAGGAAGAAAAAAATTTTAGTGATGAGTCGCGGAGTTTCGGAAGTCGAAGTAGAACGGATATACTGGGAGAAAAAATAGCATCATTTCTTTTTTTTCATAAAAAATTGTGGGAGAAATATGCTCAAGAATTTGAAGAAAAAACAAATCGTATGAAAAATATAGCTCCAGGAACTTTTCTCTTCGAAGTTCTTTTTCGAGCCCGGGATTCTCTTTATGATTTTGATTCTTTTCGACTTATTATTCCGGACACTATTCGAAAAATGGCTGAAAAAGCTCAACATGATATGGAGGTTCAAATAGGACAAACAGGAAATATTTCCCAGACAGATGCTCAAAAAGAAATAGAATATATTTTGGAAGAAATTCAGAAAGAATATTTGAAACAACAGTCCAAGCGAGTACAAGAACGATTGAGTGAAGCGGAAAAGTCTGGAAATTTTCAGGAAATTGCTCAACTGGGAAAGGAAATGACCAATCTTATGATGCAGATTCATAAGAAATAAATTTTTTAAAAAGAAGTAAAGTTATATAATTATTTATTTAAACAGAATGCCATACACGTTAGAAAATAATGTGTACAGTATGCTTTTCGTATTATGGTGGAGAAAAAAATCTTAAAGAAAGAAGTTCGTAGTCGAAAAAATACTTCTACTGAAAAGAAAAAACCTCAAGAATTAAAAGCTAAGAAGGAGATAATAAGAAAGAAAGGTGCTTCGGAGGTAAAAAATTTGAATAAAACGGATTTGCATATTCGAACTATGAAAAAAGATATAAAGAATGTGAATCTAAAAACAGTTTTGAAGGAGAAGAAAATTATTATAAAAAAGGAATCAAAGAAGGATATTTTGAGAAGATCAGCGGAAGAATCTTTGAGAAAAAAAGAACTTGCCTCAAAAAAGAAATATGATTTAAATATTTCTCTTGAGGTTTCTATGGGGGATGAATTTAGTGAAAAATTAATACAAGGCGCCATTGACGAGCTTTTTGCAAAGGGAAAACAACGTGGCTTTGTTACAGAAGACGAAATCATTCATGTTATGCCGGATATGGAGGATACCGTGGATGATGTTGAAAATTTATATGAAAAATTTGAAACAGCAGGTATTCGAGTTTTAAATTCAGACGAGCTTTTACGAATGGATGCCCCCCTGAAAGATAAAAAATCAACAAATAGTAAAGAGGCTGTATCTCGAACTGATTATCTTGTGCATCCTCGAGAGGGTGAAGAAGATGGAAATAGTTCGGATCTCGTTCAGATGTATCTTCGAGAAATTGGAAGGGTAAAACTTCTTACTTTCGAAGATGAAATTCATCTTGCTAAACAAATTGAAAAAGGAGATCCTATATCAAAACAAAGACTTACTGAGGCAAACCTTCGACTTGTGGTGAGTGTTGCTAAGAAATATGTAGGACGATCAAAAAGTTTATCACTTCTTGATCTTATCCAAGAAGGAAATATTGGATTGTTTCGTGCTGTGGAAAAATTTGATTATCGTAAAGGATATAAATTTTCGACATATGCAACATGGTGGATCCGTCAAGCGATAACAAGAGCACTTGCTGATCAGTCTCGAACTATACGAATTCCTGTGCATATGGTAGAAACAATCAATAAATATATGCAGATAAATCGTAGGCTCGTTCAGGAACTTGGAAGAGATCCTCTTGCTGAAGAAATAGCTGCAGAAATGGATGTAGAAGTGGAAAAAATTCGTTATATTCAGAAAATTTCTCAAGAGACGGTTTCTTTGGAAACATCTGTGGGAGAAAGTGATGATGATAGTGTTTTGGGGGATTTTATCGAAGACACAGAAACCCTCATGCCTCATCAAGTAGCTTCTCAAAAACTTCTTAAAAAACATATCGATGAAGTTCTTGCTGATTTATCACCAAGAGAACAGAAAATTCTTACGATTCGTTTTGGTTTAGAGGACGGAGTAACGCATACTCTCGAAGAAGTAGGTCAAGAATTCGGAGTAACTCGAGAACGTATTCGACAGATTGAAGCAAAGGCTTTAGAGAAGATTCGAGAGAATGATCGATCTAAAAAACTTAGGCACTATTGATTTCCTTTTCTTTTTTTGGTAACGTGGGAGATGTTGGTTTATGAAAGGACCAGCATCTCCTGAAAAAGTTTCAGAAAAGAAAAAAAGAGATAAGAAATAAAATTCCGGGATGGCGCTCCGCCAGCTGGCGGAGGTAGCGCAGTTGGTTTGATACATATCTTCATGTATACAGTGTACGTGATTTACAACAAACAGTGTGATAAGATATATATCGGGCAAACAAAGAATCTTAAGAAAAGATTACAGTTTCATAATGAAAAAGTATTCAAAGGATATACTGCTTGATTTGAAGGAGTGTGGGTTGTAATCTATTCTGAAGAATATAAGAGTCGAAAAGAAGTATTAGTAAGAGAAAAACAACTCAAAAGTTATCAGGGTAGAAAGTTTATTAAAAAATACTATATTCCGGGATGGCGCAGCGGTAGCGCAGGTGACTGTTAATCACTTGGTCGTCGGTTCGAATCCGACTCCCGGAGCAGAACTGGAGAACTAGAGTATAAAAGCTCTAGTTTTTCTTTATCTTCGGGCAAATTCGTAGGTTCGAACTGCTTGAATATCGTCTTTATCTCAGAAGAGATTTTTTCAAGGCCGACTAACTTATTATTGGCTTCAATATTGAGTTTTTTCTCAGAAAGTGAGAGGTTCGAACCAATTGCCTTGAATATCTCTTTTCGCTTTTCTTCGTCGCCATCCTTGAATTTTTCTAGTGCATCTTGGGCGAATGCAAGCCATTCCTTGGCTTCTTCAAGTTGGTCTATCCAGTTGGTTGAATTGCTCTCAGAAGCGTCCAAACTTGCTCTAAGGCGTGATTTTTCTTGGGATATGGTATCTTTCTTGGTAATGAACTCACCTTCGCTTAGCTCGCCATTTATTCGCATATCTAGGAGTCTATCTAGCTTTTTGTCACAAGCTTCGAATTCTTTTTTGTGATCCTCGAGTGCTTGTTTCTTTTCTTCGATTTCATCCCTATTTTCTTCCATCAGTTTTTTGATTGCCCATTCCAAGAAAGTTGGATGAATCTTTATTTTCTTGAGAATTTTTATAATTTCTTCTTCAAACTTCTTTTCTTCGACCACTTTTTGATCACATTTTGGATCTAGTCGATGACTGCAATGATAGTAGATGTAATAATGGGTGTTTCCATTCTGACATTTTTTAATTTTGTGTTCAGCTACAACTGATGCTCCGCATATTCCGCATCGTGTTGCTCCAGTATATTTGAAACTATATTTTCTTGGCCTAGTCGTTCCTCGTCGGCCGAGAATCATTTGAGTCTTTTCAAATTCCGCTTGAGAGATCATTGGCTCATGCTTTCCTTTATGCCATTGTCCGCTATCAGATGGGAATTCATACCAGCCATAGTAGAATGGGTTA from Candidatus Moraniibacteriota bacterium includes these protein-coding regions:
- a CDS encoding TPM domain-containing protein, whose product is MKINFIKIVFFLVGFFVCVQSGNAYTNPGQPKGFVNDYVGIFTEEQTQILENKLVQFEKNSRKEIAVVIVNTLEGDTVENFAEKLFKEWGIGKKNEDNGVLILVAKEDREMRIEVGYGLEGDLTDAQSYWIINEIMKPAFQNNDFYKGLDEATNKIIKAANSEEIPSLEVDQKQDDTLGGETILGFIFFGFMWLSAILGRSKSWWLGGMLGGILGVVIGVIKGFLYFGFISLSILISLGLLFDYIVSKKYSEGKDRGNVPWWIGGDSWGSGKGGGFGGFGGGMSGGGGSSGRW
- a CDS encoding DNA primase, coding for MNEIEEIKSKVNIVDFIGEYVRLVRSGSGYKGLCPFHNEKTPSFTVSEERQGFHCFGCQKGGDIFTFLMEMEGLDFRDALEMLAERTGTELRKKENSFVAISSERSVDPKRLFLLLDFATAFYEKQLYEGQGKFHARGYLSERGMSEEILKKFRIGFAPAGWNNIENFLVSRGFSLEEIEESGLLIKKEENVGRSSIRRYDRFRERIMFPIMDSLGRIIGYSGRVLPDSDDQGAKYINTPETLIYHKSKAVYGLFQSKEAIKQKKNVIVVEGNMDVLAMHKSGFENTIAVSGTALTNEHLNILKRYAREIYFFFDMDDAGQEASRKSVEMANQLDIPSCVIAISGGKDAADMAIEHTKELSQFIAGAVPSMEYFLNSWSLKENMNDAQGKRRFAEKALSMIFTMQNEIEISHWMSRLSDRLGVEINALYAMLKKRQKDERVYGKKEEKNFSDESRSFGSRSRTDILGEKIASFLFFHKKLWEKYAQEFEEKTNRMKNIAPGTFLFEVLFRARDSLYDFDSFRLIIPDTIRKMAEKAQHDMEVQIGQTGNISQTDAQKEIEYILEEIQKEYLKQQSKRVQERLSEAEKSGNFQEIAQLGKEMTNLMMQIHKK
- the rpoD gene encoding RNA polymerase sigma factor RpoD; its protein translation is MGDEFSEKLIQGAIDELFAKGKQRGFVTEDEIIHVMPDMEDTVDDVENLYEKFETAGIRVLNSDELLRMDAPLKDKKSTNSKEAVSRTDYLVHPREGEEDGNSSDLVQMYLREIGRVKLLTFEDEIHLAKQIEKGDPISKQRLTEANLRLVVSVAKKYVGRSKSLSLLDLIQEGNIGLFRAVEKFDYRKGYKFSTYATWWIRQAITRALADQSRTIRIPVHMVETINKYMQINRRLVQELGRDPLAEEIAAEMDVEVEKIRYIQKISQETVSLETSVGESDDDSVLGDFIEDTETLMPHQVASQKLLKKHIDEVLADLSPREQKILTIRFGLEDGVTHTLEEVGQEFGVTRERIRQIEAKALEKIRENDRSKKLRHY
- a CDS encoding recombinase zinc beta ribbon domain-containing protein gives rise to the protein MAVEQGMANQFIRDLSTDTKRGLRNKAERGWYPNGSPLGYKHNPIKLKGEKEIEKDPERFETIQKMLKMVASGKLTPPEAYRKGTSDWKFTNKHGQKVSISSWYAMMNNPFYYGWYEFPSDSGQWHKGKHEPMISQAEFEKTQMILGRRGTTRPRKYSFKYTGATRCGICGASVVAEHKIKKCQNGNTHYYIYYHCSHRLDPKCDQKVVEEKKFEEEIIKILKKIKIHPTFLEWAIKKLMEENRDEIEEKKQALEDHKKEFEACDKKLDRLLDMRINGELSEGEFITKKDTISQEKSRLRASLDASESNSTNWIDQLEEAKEWLAFAQDALEKFKDGDEEKRKEIFKAIGSNLSLSEKKLNIEANNKLVGLEKISSEIKTIFKQFEPTNLPEDKEKLELLYSSSPVLLRESDSNRRPSD